A genomic segment from Alistipes senegalensis JC50 encodes:
- the lepB gene encoding signal peptidase I, whose translation MGKIKEIFGNKWVGFTLAALLYTLWFVVWTGNLWLLLGLPVIFDLYITKFFYRYVWSHNVTMCRRSKVYKTVYEWVNAIIFATVVATLVHIFIFQMYVIPTSSMERSLLVGDYLYVSKVAYGPQMPNTPLSFPFVHHTMPFSQTKKSFSEAIKWPYHRLKGLKPIRRNDVVVFNFPAGDTVLLEDPAVTYYDVVREFERSFGKEEGRKRLNQEYTIISRPVDKRENYIKRCIAIPGDSLEIRDGRAFINGEPQEPVPGLQYSYIVQTSSPFTQYAIDNLGIREYTGNGSGYYMTLTDETAEKVKALNNVISVRRYIYTPNNGVFPQWDEPRWSQDNYGPIWIPAKGATVRLTTENLPLYRRIIEAYEGHELEERDGKIYIDGAEAAEYTFAMNYYWMMGDNRHNSADSRFWGFVPEDHIVGKASFVWLSLDANKRFPANIRWDRLFRKVR comes from the coding sequence CTATGGTTCGTGGTCTGGACGGGCAACCTCTGGCTGCTGTTGGGACTGCCGGTCATCTTCGACCTCTACATCACGAAGTTCTTCTACCGCTACGTGTGGAGCCACAACGTGACGATGTGCCGCCGGAGCAAGGTCTACAAGACCGTCTACGAGTGGGTCAACGCCATCATCTTCGCCACGGTCGTCGCCACGCTGGTCCATATCTTCATCTTCCAGATGTACGTCATTCCCACCTCGTCGATGGAACGGTCGCTGCTGGTGGGCGACTACCTCTACGTGAGCAAGGTGGCCTACGGACCCCAGATGCCCAACACGCCGCTGTCGTTCCCCTTCGTGCACCACACGATGCCGTTCTCGCAGACCAAGAAATCGTTCTCCGAGGCGATCAAATGGCCGTACCACCGTCTGAAAGGACTCAAGCCCATCCGCCGCAACGACGTGGTGGTCTTCAACTTCCCGGCGGGGGACACGGTGCTGCTCGAAGACCCGGCCGTGACCTATTACGACGTAGTGCGCGAATTCGAGCGTTCGTTCGGCAAGGAGGAGGGACGCAAGCGGCTCAATCAGGAGTACACGATCATCAGCCGCCCCGTGGACAAGCGCGAGAACTACATCAAACGCTGCATCGCCATTCCGGGCGACTCGCTGGAAATCCGCGACGGACGCGCCTTCATCAACGGCGAACCGCAGGAACCGGTTCCGGGGCTGCAATACAGTTACATCGTGCAAACCTCGTCGCCCTTCACGCAGTACGCCATCGACAACCTCGGCATCCGGGAGTACACCGGCAACGGCTCGGGGTATTACATGACGCTCACGGACGAAACCGCCGAGAAGGTCAAGGCGCTCAACAACGTCATCTCGGTCCGCCGCTACATCTACACCCCCAACAACGGCGTATTCCCGCAATGGGACGAGCCCCGCTGGAGCCAGGACAACTACGGTCCGATCTGGATTCCGGCGAAAGGCGCCACCGTGCGGCTCACGACCGAAAACCTGCCGCTCTACCGCCGCATCATCGAAGCCTACGAGGGCCACGAACTCGAAGAGCGCGACGGCAAGATCTATATCGACGGCGCGGAAGCCGCGGAGTACACCTTCGCCATGAACTACTACTGGATGATGGGCGACAACCGCCACAACTCGGCCGACTCGCGCTTCTGGGGCTTCGTGCCCGAGGACCACATCGTCGGCAAGGCATCGTTCGTATGGCTGTCGCTCGATGCTAACAAGCGTTTCCCGGCCAACATCCGCTGGGATCGCCTCTTCCGAAAAGTGAGATAA